A single region of the Acidobacteriota bacterium genome encodes:
- a CDS encoding hydrogenase iron-sulfur subunit produces MAEGSGEGRFEPRIVGFLCNWCSYRAADLAGTSRRRYAPNVRCVRVMCSGRVEPGFVLKAFALGADGVLIAGCHPGECHYIEQNYKTLRRVAMLHHVLKRFGIERERLRLVWASAAEGARLAAAADEMTEALRRLGPLRWPERRSERPEALEAVARTAAEHREALEVSR; encoded by the coding sequence ATGGCCGAAGGGAGCGGCGAGGGACGGTTCGAGCCGCGGATCGTCGGCTTTCTGTGCAACTGGTGCTCGTATCGCGCCGCCGATCTCGCCGGCACGTCGCGCCGGCGGTACGCGCCGAACGTGCGCTGCGTGCGGGTGATGTGCAGCGGGCGCGTCGAGCCCGGCTTCGTCCTCAAGGCGTTCGCCCTCGGTGCGGACGGCGTTCTGATCGCCGGCTGCCATCCCGGTGAGTGCCACTACATCGAGCAGAACTACAAGACCCTCAGGCGGGTGGCGATGCTTCACCACGTTCTCAAGCGGTTCGGTATCGAGCGCGAGCGGTTGCGGCTCGTGTGGGCGTCGGCCGCGGAGGGGGCGCGGCTCGCTGCCGCGGCCGACGAGATGACGGAGGCGCTGCGGCGACTCGGTCCTCTCCGCTGGCCCGAACGGCGCAGCGAGCGGCCGGAGGCACTGGAGGCGGTGGCACGGACGGCGGCGGAGCACCGGGAGGCGCTGGAGGTGTCGCGATGA
- a CDS encoding heterodisulfide reductase — MPEAAVRESFLEQVVRETPNGERLKRCIQCGSCGGSCPSGAEMELTPRALFALIRAGDKERVLRANTMWKCVSCYFCTVRCPQEIPITDVMYALKRIAIREGLAVESDAPALAHTFSRYVDRYGRSFELGIASRYLLVHKPGTALRMGPTGLSMLRRGRLSLAPKRIRDLEGFQAIVARARELEREESA, encoded by the coding sequence ATGCCCGAAGCCGCGGTCCGCGAGTCCTTCCTCGAGCAGGTCGTCCGGGAGACCCCCAACGGCGAGCGGCTGAAACGCTGCATCCAGTGCGGCAGCTGCGGCGGTTCCTGTCCCAGCGGCGCCGAGATGGAGCTGACACCCCGCGCCCTGTTCGCGCTGATCCGCGCCGGGGACAAGGAGCGGGTCCTGCGCGCCAACACGATGTGGAAGTGCGTCTCCTGCTACTTCTGCACCGTGCGTTGCCCGCAGGAAATCCCGATCACCGACGTGATGTACGCGCTCAAGCGGATCGCGATCCGGGAGGGGCTCGCGGTCGAGAGCGACGCGCCGGCGCTCGCTCATACCTTCAGCCGGTACGTGGACCGCTACGGCCGCAGCTTCGAGCTCGGCATTGCCAGCCGCTACCTTCTGGTGCACAAACCGGGCACCGCGTTGCGCATGGGCCCGACCGGCCTGTCGATGCTGCGGCGCGGACGCCTGTCCCTGGCTCCGAAGCGAATCCGGGACCTCGAGGGCTTCCAGGCGATCGTGGCCCGGGCCCGCGAGTTGGAACGGGAGGAGTCGGCATGA
- a CDS encoding hydrogenase maturation protease encodes MREPVGRTLVIGLGNPLLSDDGVGWHVVRRLRTRGAAPAGVETCFSSRGGLALMERMVGYDQAVVVDATRCGVAPGTVRWFDPEMTGPRNASSSHDATLAAALELGRRTGAALPPPGRVRVLGIEVIDTVTIGEELSGPVRAAVDVAVRELEAALAGTEGESGRCR; translated from the coding sequence ATGCGGGAGCCGGTCGGCCGGACGCTCGTCATCGGACTCGGCAATCCGTTGCTGAGCGACGATGGCGTCGGGTGGCACGTCGTTCGGCGGCTTCGGACGCGCGGGGCGGCGCCAGCGGGAGTCGAGACCTGCTTTTCCAGCAGGGGGGGACTGGCTCTGATGGAACGGATGGTCGGCTACGACCAGGCGGTCGTCGTGGACGCGACGCGCTGCGGGGTCGCGCCGGGAACCGTCCGGTGGTTCGACCCGGAGATGACCGGCCCGCGGAACGCTTCGTCGTCCCATGACGCGACGCTCGCCGCGGCGCTCGAGCTCGGCCGGCGGACAGGAGCGGCGCTCCCGCCGCCGGGCCGGGTGCGCGTGCTGGGGATCGAGGTGATCGACACGGTGACGATCGGGGAGGAGTTGAGCGGGCCTGTGCGCGCTGCTGTCGACGTGGCCGTTCGCGAGCTGGAAGCGGCGCTGGCCGGCACCGAAGGGGAGAGCGGGCGATGCAGATGA
- a CDS encoding cyclic nucleotide-binding domain-containing protein: protein MQMISTERLRRFPIFSGLDEGTLRELAMAGREDSFARGEILFEEGQPAEELWLLTAGEADLRVVLPGGERRTVDTAVAGDLLVWSAVVPPHRMHLEGVARTDARALRFRADRVRELMERDPSFGYRLMRAVAGALCHRLEGTQTLLAVRVP from the coding sequence ATGCAGATGATCTCGACCGAGCGGTTGCGGCGTTTCCCGATCTTCAGCGGCCTCGACGAGGGCACACTCCGCGAGCTCGCCATGGCGGGACGCGAGGACTCGTTCGCCCGCGGGGAAATCCTCTTCGAGGAAGGCCAGCCGGCCGAGGAACTCTGGCTGCTGACGGCGGGCGAGGCGGACCTGCGCGTCGTGCTTCCCGGCGGCGAGCGGCGCACCGTCGATACGGCCGTGGCCGGCGATCTTCTCGTCTGGTCCGCAGTCGTCCCACCGCACCGCATGCACCTGGAGGGCGTGGCCCGCACCGACGCCCGGGCGCTTCGGTTCCGCGCGGACCGCGTTCGCGAGCTGATGGAGCGCGATCCCTCGTTCGGCTATCGGCTGATGAGAGCGGTCGCGGGAGCCTTGTGCCACCGCCTGGAGGGCACGCAGACGCTGCTGGCGGTGCGGGTCCCTTGA
- the hypA gene encoding hydrogenase nickel insertion protein HypA (plays a role in hydrogenase nickel cofactor insertion) has product MHEFALADAVAGAAAEIAAREGIRRVTRLEVGLGELQRIEGGLFSFVLRDVLAREGGVLEGAEVVIESVPARCRCRSCGRRFRPLEGECGEEAREAIHLVPELAHAFLACPACGSPDFAIEEGRGVVLRRVEGER; this is encoded by the coding sequence ATGCACGAGTTCGCGCTGGCCGACGCGGTGGCCGGGGCCGCGGCCGAGATCGCCGCACGGGAGGGGATCCGGCGGGTCACGCGGCTCGAGGTGGGGTTGGGGGAGCTGCAGCGGATCGAGGGCGGGCTGTTCTCCTTCGTCCTGCGGGACGTCTTGGCGCGAGAGGGGGGCGTCCTGGAGGGGGCGGAGGTCGTCATCGAGTCCGTGCCTGCGCGGTGCCGGTGCCGCTCGTGCGGGCGGCGCTTCCGGCCGCTCGAGGGGGAGTGCGGCGAAGAAGCCCGCGAGGCGATCCACCTCGTCCCGGAGCTCGCCCACGCCTTCCTCGCCTGTCCCGCGTGTGGCAGTCCCGATTTCGCGATCGAGGAGGGCCGGGGCGTCGTGCTCCGCCGCGTGGAGGGGGAGCGGTGA
- a CDS encoding methyltransferase domain-containing protein: MATPETRWPGTWYRMRVRLPRDREDEAAGIAAESGAIGMETRPAGAGAIDFVCWFESTASARRAAGRFREAGFPAGPEGIVPVRDEGWLEAAAAPRPPIRVGRFEILTEDAGEAAAGSVRVVIPLGRAFGTGEHDTTRLCLELLDLLLPPGGRVLDLGAGSGILAIAAALGGAAEVVAVDNDPRVLDVLARNVARNGVRGVAVVRGTWSCLAQEAAFDLVLANIHRTALVRGARAIGRRIRRGGRAVLSGFPPGDVGEVRAAWAAAGARPLTERRTAEWAAIALEMER, from the coding sequence GTGGCGACTCCTGAGACGCGCTGGCCCGGCACGTGGTACCGGATGCGGGTGCGGCTGCCCCGGGACCGGGAGGACGAGGCGGCCGGGATCGCGGCGGAGAGCGGAGCCATCGGCATGGAAACCCGCCCCGCGGGGGCCGGAGCGATCGATTTCGTTTGCTGGTTCGAAAGCACCGCGTCGGCGCGCCGTGCCGCCGGGCGGTTCCGCGAGGCGGGATTTCCCGCCGGGCCCGAGGGGATCGTCCCGGTGCGGGACGAGGGCTGGCTCGAAGCGGCGGCCGCGCCGAGGCCCCCGATCCGTGTCGGCCGGTTCGAGATCCTGACGGAGGATGCCGGAGAGGCGGCGGCCGGGTCGGTGCGGGTGGTGATACCGCTGGGCCGCGCCTTCGGCACGGGCGAGCACGACACCACCCGCCTGTGCCTCGAGCTGCTCGATCTCCTCCTCCCCCCCGGGGGACGTGTCCTCGATCTCGGGGCCGGCTCCGGTATCCTGGCGATCGCCGCGGCTCTCGGGGGTGCGGCGGAAGTGGTCGCGGTCGACAACGACCCGAGGGTGCTCGACGTGCTGGCCCGGAACGTGGCGCGCAATGGGGTGCGGGGGGTCGCGGTGGTGCGCGGCACGTGGAGCTGTCTCGCGCAAGAGGCGGCCTTCGATCTCGTGCTCGCCAACATCCACCGGACCGCTCTCGTGCGCGGTGCCAGGGCGATCGGGCGGAGGATCCGCCGGGGCGGCCGCGCCGTCCTCTCCGGGTTTCCGCCCGGCGACGTCGGCGAGGTGCGGGCGGCGTGGGCCGCGGCGGGCGCTCGTCCCCTGACCGAACGGCGGACCGCGGAATGGGCGGCGATCGCCCTCGAGATGGAACGGTGA
- a CDS encoding Ni/Fe hydrogenase subunit alpha: MARVSIDPITRLEGHGRIDIFLDEEGEVRNAYLIVPELRGFERFCVGRPAEEMPNLTARICGVCPEAHHMASTKALDDLWNVEPPPTAKKLRELFYSIFFVTDHTTHFYALGGPDFVVGPDAPPEQRNILGVVARVGRDIAGKVLEMRRIGHHLIEAIGGRAVHPNWGLPGGVSRGITEELRREIESSGEKALEFARFSLKLFDEIVLADSRYVDMIKSDAYALRTYSMGLVDEKKRVNFYDGRVRVVGPDGSEHALYDPRDYREYVAEHVEPWSYLKFPFLKKVGWKGFVDGPDSGVYRATPLARLNASEGMATPLAQEEYERMYDALGGKPVHATLATHWARLIELLYAAERWLELARDPEITGPEVRALPEATPDEGVGCVEAPRGTLTHHYRTDERGILTMVNLIVGTTNNHAAIAMSIRRAAQALIRKGKKVTESLLNRVEMAFRAYDPCMACATHTAFGRMPLELRLRGPQGEVLEVLRRNMD; this comes from the coding sequence ATGGCGCGCGTTTCGATCGATCCCATCACCCGGCTCGAAGGGCACGGCCGGATCGACATCTTCCTCGACGAGGAAGGGGAGGTCCGGAACGCCTACCTGATCGTCCCCGAGCTCCGCGGCTTCGAGCGTTTCTGCGTCGGACGGCCCGCCGAGGAAATGCCGAACCTGACCGCTCGCATCTGTGGCGTCTGTCCGGAGGCGCATCATATGGCGTCCACGAAGGCGCTGGACGACCTGTGGAACGTCGAGCCGCCGCCGACGGCGAAGAAGTTGCGCGAGCTGTTCTATTCGATCTTCTTCGTCACGGACCACACCACGCACTTCTATGCGCTGGGCGGACCCGACTTCGTCGTGGGACCGGACGCGCCGCCGGAGCAGCGGAACATTCTGGGAGTCGTGGCGAGGGTCGGCCGGGACATCGCCGGAAAGGTCCTGGAGATGCGCCGCATCGGTCACCACCTGATCGAGGCGATCGGAGGGCGGGCCGTCCACCCGAATTGGGGCCTGCCGGGGGGCGTGAGCCGCGGGATCACGGAGGAGCTCCGGCGGGAGATCGAGTCGAGCGGCGAGAAGGCGCTCGAGTTCGCGCGCTTTTCGCTGAAACTGTTCGACGAGATCGTGCTCGCCGACTCCCGCTACGTCGACATGATCAAGAGCGACGCCTATGCCCTCCGGACATACTCGATGGGCCTGGTCGACGAGAAGAAGCGGGTCAACTTTTACGACGGACGGGTGAGGGTGGTCGGGCCCGACGGTTCCGAGCACGCACTCTACGATCCCCGGGATTACCGGGAGTACGTGGCGGAGCACGTCGAGCCGTGGAGCTACCTGAAGTTCCCGTTCCTGAAGAAGGTCGGCTGGAAGGGATTCGTCGACGGACCGGACAGCGGCGTCTACCGCGCGACACCGCTCGCCCGGCTCAATGCTTCGGAAGGGATGGCGACCCCGCTCGCGCAGGAGGAGTACGAGCGGATGTACGACGCTCTGGGCGGCAAACCGGTCCACGCGACGCTGGCCACGCACTGGGCGCGGCTGATCGAACTCCTGTACGCCGCGGAGCGCTGGCTGGAGCTGGCGCGCGATCCGGAGATCACCGGGCCCGAGGTGCGGGCGCTTCCGGAGGCGACGCCCGACGAGGGCGTCGGCTGCGTCGAGGCGCCGCGCGGGACCCTGACCCATCACTACCGCACCGACGAGCGGGGAATCCTGACGATGGTGAACCTGATCGTCGGCACGACGAACAACCACGCGGCGATCGCGATGTCGATCCGCCGGGCGGCGCAGGCGCTGATCCGGAAAGGGAAGAAGGTGACCGAGTCGCTTCTCAACAGGGTGGAGATGGCTTTCCGCGCCTACGACCCGTGCATGGCGTGCGCCACGCACACGGCGTTCGGCCGGATGCCGCTCGAACTGCGCTTGAGGGGCCCGCAGGGCGAGGTGTTGGAGGTCCTGCGGCGCAACATGGACTGA
- a CDS encoding CoB--CoM heterodisulfide reductase iron-sulfur subunit A family protein, with translation MAGHRVGVYVCHCGTNIAATVDCEAVARWAGETIEDVAVARDYKFMCSSLGQAMIEQDIREQKLDRVVVAACSPHLHERTFRRACSAAGLNPYLVQMVNIREQVSWVTADKEAATAKARSLIRGAVERVKHHVPLVPERVPVHPATLVVGGGIAGLQAALELANAGHPVYLVEREPSIGGHMAQFDKTFPTLDCAACILTPRMSEAAQHDRITLLTYSEVEEISGSIGRFQVTIRRKARHVDEEKCTGCGICSQKCPRKVVDHVFEAGLGIRKAIYTPFPQAVPKVPVIDTESCIYFQRGKCRACEIFCPTGAIAFDQEDETLQLEVGNIILATGFDLFDCTKLPQYGYGRLANVFTSLEFERMCNAAGPTGGEIVLRDGVTRPKSVGIIHCVGSRDRRTNPYCSATCCMAAMKFGHLVMEKTGADVYSFYIDLRPNFKDYEEFYQRVLEEGMHFIRGRVAEVTDAARLPGEEGKLIVQVEDTLLGVQRRIPVDMVVLMGAMEPRADAREMALKAGISCSMAGWFTERHPKLDPVATMTEGIFIAGACQGPKDIPASVAQGAAAAARVQGMISRGEVELEPVVASIDEERCSGCRICNALCPFQAILFDEERRISRVETALCKGCGTCVAACPAQAIAGAHFSSEQIEAELAGLLAEPAAAGA, from the coding sequence ATGGCGGGACACAGGGTCGGCGTCTACGTCTGCCACTGCGGGACGAACATCGCCGCTACGGTCGACTGCGAGGCGGTCGCTCGCTGGGCCGGCGAGACGATCGAGGACGTAGCGGTCGCCCGTGATTACAAGTTCATGTGTTCGTCCCTGGGCCAGGCGATGATCGAACAGGACATCCGCGAGCAGAAACTCGACCGCGTTGTCGTGGCAGCCTGCTCCCCCCACCTGCACGAGCGCACCTTCCGCCGCGCCTGCTCCGCCGCGGGTCTCAACCCGTACCTGGTGCAGATGGTCAACATCAGGGAGCAGGTCTCGTGGGTGACCGCGGACAAGGAGGCTGCGACCGCCAAGGCGAGGTCGTTGATCCGAGGGGCCGTCGAGCGTGTCAAGCACCACGTCCCGCTCGTCCCGGAACGCGTGCCTGTGCACCCGGCGACGCTCGTCGTCGGCGGCGGTATCGCGGGGTTGCAGGCGGCGCTGGAGCTGGCGAACGCGGGACATCCCGTCTACCTCGTCGAACGCGAGCCGAGCATCGGCGGCCACATGGCTCAGTTCGACAAGACGTTTCCCACGCTCGACTGCGCGGCCTGCATCTTGACGCCGCGCATGTCGGAGGCGGCCCAGCACGACCGCATCACCCTCTTGACCTACTCCGAGGTGGAGGAAATCAGCGGATCGATCGGGCGGTTCCAGGTGACGATCCGCCGGAAGGCGCGCCACGTCGACGAGGAGAAGTGCACCGGCTGCGGGATCTGCTCCCAGAAGTGCCCGCGGAAGGTCGTCGATCATGTCTTCGAGGCGGGGCTCGGAATCCGCAAAGCGATCTACACTCCCTTTCCCCAGGCGGTGCCTAAGGTTCCGGTCATCGACACCGAGAGCTGCATCTACTTCCAGCGCGGGAAGTGCCGGGCCTGCGAGATCTTCTGCCCGACCGGCGCGATCGCTTTCGACCAGGAAGACGAGACGCTTCAGCTCGAGGTCGGGAACATCATCCTCGCGACGGGCTTCGATCTCTTCGACTGCACGAAGCTTCCCCAATACGGCTACGGGCGCCTGGCGAATGTGTTCACCAGCCTGGAGTTCGAGCGCATGTGCAACGCCGCGGGTCCGACGGGGGGCGAGATCGTACTGCGCGACGGAGTGACCCGGCCGAAGTCGGTCGGCATCATCCACTGTGTCGGGAGCCGGGACCGGCGCACGAATCCTTACTGTTCGGCGACCTGCTGCATGGCGGCGATGAAATTCGGCCACCTCGTGATGGAGAAAACGGGCGCCGACGTTTATAGCTTCTATATCGATCTCCGGCCGAACTTCAAGGACTACGAAGAGTTCTACCAGCGGGTGCTGGAAGAGGGCATGCACTTCATCCGCGGGCGCGTCGCGGAGGTCACGGATGCGGCGCGGCTTCCGGGCGAGGAGGGGAAGCTGATCGTCCAGGTCGAGGACACCCTGCTGGGAGTCCAGCGGCGGATCCCTGTCGACATGGTCGTGCTGATGGGGGCGATGGAGCCGCGGGCCGACGCCCGGGAAATGGCGCTCAAGGCGGGTATTTCCTGCAGCATGGCGGGCTGGTTCACCGAGCGCCACCCGAAGCTGGACCCGGTCGCGACGATGACGGAGGGAATCTTCATCGCCGGCGCCTGCCAGGGCCCGAAGGACATCCCGGCCTCCGTGGCCCAGGGGGCGGCCGCTGCGGCCCGCGTCCAGGGGATGATCAGCCGCGGCGAGGTCGAGCTGGAGCCGGTGGTCGCGTCGATCGACGAAGAGCGTTGCTCGGGTTGCCGCATCTGCAACGCGCTGTGTCCGTTCCAGGCGATTCTGTTCGACGAGGAACGCAGGATCAGCCGCGTCGAGACGGCACTGTGCAAGGGGTGTGGCACCTGCGTCGCGGCGTGCCCCGCTCAGGCGATCGCCGGTGCGCACTTCAGCAGCGAGCAGATCGAGGCGGAGCTGGCCGGTTTGCTGGCAGAGCCGGCGGCCGCCGGAGCATGA
- a CDS encoding ATP-binding protein, which translates to MRRRSPRGDPPRPGARPRLPRLSRVWQSRFRDRGGPGRRAPPRGGGAVTDPRPSAVARRLAGVKDVLAVGGGKGGIGKSLTAAGLALAGAREGARTGLLDLDLTAPSAPVILGARPRFPDEAFGIEPVGAAGIRLMSAGLLSGARPAPLRGAERTEALLELLAITNWGELDTLLLDLPPGLGDEMLDLVRFLPRTRFLVLTTASPIVRATVHRQLDLLRRVRTRVAGLVLNMRREGGEEAAARELAEATGARWLGALAWDPAVEAAVGNPGALAETRFFADVRALWRRLRSKGAGPPPPPAPG; encoded by the coding sequence GTGCGGCGAAGAAGCCCGCGAGGCGATCCACCTCGTCCCGGAGCTCGCCCACGCCTTCCTCGCCTGTCCCGCGTGTGGCAGTCCCGATTTCGCGATCGAGGAGGGCCGGGGCGTCGTGCTCCGCCGCGTGGAGGGGGAGCGGTGACCGACCCGCGGCCGTCCGCGGTGGCGCGTCGCCTCGCCGGCGTGAAGGACGTGCTGGCGGTGGGCGGCGGCAAGGGCGGGATCGGCAAATCGCTGACGGCGGCCGGCCTCGCGCTGGCCGGCGCTCGCGAGGGCGCCCGCACCGGTCTGCTCGACCTCGACCTGACCGCGCCGAGCGCCCCGGTGATTCTCGGTGCCCGGCCCCGGTTCCCGGACGAAGCGTTCGGGATCGAGCCGGTCGGCGCCGCCGGCATCCGGCTGATGTCGGCCGGTCTGCTCTCGGGGGCCAGGCCGGCGCCGCTGCGCGGCGCCGAGCGGACCGAGGCGCTGCTCGAACTTCTGGCGATCACGAACTGGGGAGAACTGGACACTCTCCTGCTCGACCTTCCGCCCGGCCTCGGTGACGAGATGCTCGACCTTGTCCGTTTCCTTCCCCGAACGCGGTTCCTCGTGCTCACCACCGCGTCGCCGATCGTCCGGGCCACGGTGCACCGGCAGCTCGACCTCCTCCGGCGGGTCCGGACACGGGTGGCGGGACTCGTTCTGAACATGCGCCGGGAAGGCGGGGAGGAAGCGGCGGCCCGGGAGCTGGCGGAGGCGACCGGGGCCCGGTGGCTCGGAGCCCTGGCCTGGGATCCCGCGGTGGAGGCGGCGGTCGGGAACCCGGGGGCGCTGGCGGAGACGCGCTTCTTCGCCGACGTCAGAGCGCTGTGGAGGCGCCTCCGCTCGAAAGGCGCCGGGCCGCCACCGCCGCCTGCCCCAGGCTGA
- a CDS encoding oxidoreductase, with protein MTADRRRKRVPEKRKLALYWAASCGGCEIAVLGINERILEVAESFDIVFWPCVMDAKVRDVERMPDGSIDLCLFNGAIRTSEQEYMARLLRSKSKVLVAFGSCAHEGCIPGLANVTNREEIFRTSYLEAPSVENPAGTVPQPETDVPEGVLRLPEFYDTVKTLGQTVPVDYVLPGCPPEADRIWDALSAAIRSELPEPGGVLGASTTVCDECPRTRTEKKSARFLRPYEVIPDPETCLLEQGLVCCGIATRAGCGAKCPKVNSPCIGCYGPNDGVEDYGARLMGALASVIDAKTEEEARRIVEEGIPDPIGTFYRFSLAGSLLRGTAGKVREA; from the coding sequence ATGACCGCGGACAGGCGGAGGAAGCGGGTCCCGGAGAAGAGAAAGCTCGCGCTGTACTGGGCCGCTTCGTGCGGCGGTTGCGAGATCGCGGTGCTCGGTATCAACGAGCGGATCCTCGAGGTCGCGGAGAGCTTCGACATCGTCTTCTGGCCGTGCGTGATGGACGCCAAGGTGCGTGACGTCGAGAGGATGCCGGACGGCTCGATCGACCTGTGCCTTTTCAACGGCGCAATCCGGACGAGCGAGCAGGAGTACATGGCACGCCTCTTGCGATCGAAGTCGAAAGTTCTCGTGGCCTTCGGGTCCTGCGCGCACGAGGGCTGCATACCGGGGCTGGCGAACGTGACCAACCGGGAGGAGATCTTCCGGACGAGCTATCTGGAGGCGCCCAGCGTGGAGAATCCAGCGGGCACGGTCCCGCAGCCGGAGACCGACGTCCCCGAGGGCGTCCTCCGCCTGCCGGAGTTCTATGACACGGTGAAGACGCTCGGGCAGACGGTTCCGGTCGACTACGTGCTACCGGGCTGCCCCCCTGAAGCGGATCGGATCTGGGATGCGCTGAGCGCCGCGATTCGGAGCGAGCTGCCCGAGCCCGGAGGCGTGCTGGGCGCCTCGACGACCGTCTGCGACGAGTGCCCGCGCACGCGTACCGAGAAGAAGAGCGCCCGCTTCCTCCGCCCGTACGAGGTCATCCCCGATCCGGAAACCTGCCTGCTCGAGCAGGGCCTCGTCTGCTGCGGCATCGCGACGCGGGCCGGCTGTGGGGCGAAGTGCCCCAAGGTCAACAGTCCCTGCATCGGGTGCTACGGGCCGAACGACGGGGTGGAGGACTACGGGGCACGGCTGATGGGTGCCCTGGCCTCCGTGATCGATGCGAAGACGGAGGAGGAGGCCCGCCGGATCGTCGAGGAGGGGATCCCCGATCCGATCGGCACCTTCTACCGCTTCTCGCTCGCGGGAAGCCTGCTGCGGGGGACCGCGGGGAAGGTGCGGGAGGCATGA
- a CDS encoding disulfide reductase, with product MTSHGRRYAFYPGCSLELNAAAYGSSIHAVAERLGLELVEIDDWNCCGATEYWTQEKLASCAIVARNLALVPDGTEQVTAPCAACFLNLAKVDELMRENSRLAARVNEALAAGGLTYEPGRVRVRHLLDVLTCDVGERAIREQVRRPLDGLRVAPYYGCQIVRPHGGFDNPEYPSKMDRLLSWLGAEVVDYPVKSHCCGGHMTQISEPLALELIHRLLRAAAQYRADVIACMCPMCQLNLDAYQGRVNSQFGTNYRLPVLFVTQIVGYAFGLDPEELGLGLELVEAAPVLRRKVAAGKGG from the coding sequence ATGACCTCACACGGCCGCAGGTACGCCTTCTACCCCGGTTGCTCGCTCGAGTTGAACGCTGCGGCGTATGGCTCTTCGATCCACGCCGTCGCCGAGCGGCTCGGGCTGGAGCTGGTCGAGATCGATGACTGGAACTGCTGCGGGGCGACCGAGTACTGGACGCAGGAGAAGCTCGCGTCTTGCGCGATCGTCGCCCGCAACCTCGCGCTGGTGCCGGACGGAACGGAGCAGGTGACCGCCCCCTGTGCGGCCTGCTTTCTGAACCTGGCCAAGGTCGACGAGCTGATGCGAGAAAACTCGCGCCTGGCGGCCCGGGTGAACGAAGCGCTCGCCGCGGGAGGCCTGACGTACGAGCCGGGACGGGTTCGCGTGCGGCACCTGCTCGACGTGCTGACTTGCGACGTCGGTGAACGGGCGATCCGGGAGCAGGTGCGCCGGCCGCTCGACGGCCTTCGCGTGGCCCCCTACTACGGTTGCCAGATCGTTCGGCCGCACGGCGGGTTCGACAACCCGGAGTATCCGTCGAAGATGGACCGCCTGCTGAGCTGGCTCGGGGCGGAAGTCGTCGACTACCCCGTGAAGAGCCATTGCTGCGGCGGGCACATGACGCAGATCAGCGAACCGCTGGCGCTGGAGCTGATCCACCGCCTCCTGCGCGCCGCCGCCCAGTACCGGGCTGACGTGATCGCCTGCATGTGCCCGATGTGCCAGCTCAACCTCGATGCGTACCAGGGGCGCGTCAACAGTCAGTTCGGAACGAACTACCGCCTCCCCGTTCTCTTCGTCACGCAGATCGTCGGGTACGCGTTCGGGCTGGACCCCGAGGAGTTGGGATTGGGGCTCGAACTGGTCGAGGCGGCTCCGGTGCTCCGCCGCAAGGTCGCCGCCGGGAAGGGAGGGTGA